In Solimonas sp. K1W22B-7, the DNA window CGCATCGGCATCGGCGCGGCCGTCGCGCGGCGCTTCGCCGCGGAGGGCCTGCACGTACACATGGCGGGCCGCACCCAGGCCAAGCTCGACGAGGTGGTGGCGGATATCCGCGCCGCCGGCGGCCGGGCCAGCGCCATCGTCAACCGCCTCGGCGGCGAGGAAGAGATCGCTGCCTTGTTCGCGGCATTGCCCGCCGAGGGCGCGCTGGAAGCCGTGGTCCACAACGCCGCCTTCAAGAACGTGCCGCGCCGCTTCCTGACCACGCCGCCGCAGTTCATCGAGGACAACTGGCGCATCAGCGGCATCGCCGGCCTGCTGGTCGGCCAGGCCGCGCTGCGTCGCATGCAGCCGCAGGGGCGCGGCACGCTGATCGTCACCGGCGCCACGGCCTCGTTGCGCGGCCGCCCCGCATTCGCGGCATTCGCCTCGGCCAAGGCCGCGCTGCGCAGCTGGACGCTGGCGCTGGCGCATGAGGCCGAGCCGCTGGGCCTGCACGTCGCCCACGCGGTGATCGACGGCGTCGTCGCCGGCGACCGCGTCAAGGAAACCGGCTTCGGCCTCGGCAAGCTCTGGATCTTCTCCAAGGGCGAGAACGGTGCCCTGCTGCCGGACCAGATCGCCGAGAACTACTGGCAGTTGCACCGCCAACCGCGCGGCGCCTGGACGCGGGAACTGGACCTGCGCCCCTACAAGGAGAAATTCTGATGGCCGCGCGCCCCTGCGCAGTGATCTTCGGCGCCGGCGACAGCGGCAGCGCCGCGGCAGCGATCGCCGCGCGCCTCGCGGACGAGGGCCTGCCGCTGCACCTCGCCGGCACCCATGCCGCCGGCCTCAAGGCCGCCGCGACCGCCCTGCGCCCCTCCGGCCAGGCAGTGACCATTGCCACGCTGGACCCGGCGGATGCCACCCAGGTCGCCAGCCTGTTCCAGCGCATCGCCGACGCCGGCCAGCAGCCTTCGCTGGTCGTGCACGCGCCGGGCGCCCAGTCCACCGGCACCCCGGCGCTGCAGACCTCGCTGGCCGAAGCCGAGGCACTGTGGCGGCGCATCTGCTACGCCGGCGCCCTGATCGGCCAGGCCGCGATGCCGCGCTTGCTGGAGGCAGGCCAGGGCACACTGCTGTTGCTGGCCCCCGCCGCCAGCGGTGCCGCCGTCGCGGCCGCCTCCGCCGGCCTGCGCGCACTGTCGCAGTCGATGGCGCGTGAGTTCGGGCCGCAGGGCCTCCACGTCGCCCAATTGATGCTGGCAGAGGGCGTGCAGCCCGAGGCCGTCGCCGAAACCTGCTGGTGGCTGCACCGCCAGCACCGCACCACCTGGACGCAGGAACTCGACCTGCTGCCTTGAGATGAATATGAACACGATCGTTCTGCACCAGTGGGAAATCTCGCCGTTCTGCCGCAAGGTCGCGCGCTCGCTGGACCACAAGGGCCTGGACTACGAGGTGGTCAACTACAACGGCCTGAAGGCGATGTTCGCCGCGCGCCTGTCGCCGGTCGGCAAACTGCCGGTAATCGACATCGACGGACAGCGGGTCCAGGACAGCACCCGCATCGCCCGCTATCTCGACCAGCACTTTCCCGAACCGCCGCTCTACCCCGCCGACCCGCAGCAGCGCGCGCAGGCCGAGCTCTGGGAGGACTACGCCGACGAGCTGCTGTACTGGTACGAGGTCTACCTGCGCGTCAACGATCCCGATGCCCTGGACCAGGCGGTGTCGCTCAGCATGGTGGGGCGCCCGGCGGTCGAACGCCTGCCGGTGAAGCTGAGCCTGCGCACGATGCTGCGCATCAGCCTCGCGGGCCAGGGCCTGGGCCGCATGAAGCGCGAGGATGTGCAGGCCGAATTCCTGCGTCAGCTGGACCGCATCGAGACCCTGCTGCCGCTTGACGGCTGGCTGGTCGGCGACAGCAAGACCATCGCCGATATCGCGGTAGGATCGCAGTTGCTGGAGGTGGTGCGTACCAGTCCGCTGCGTAGCGAGATCGAGCGGCGGCCGCGGCTGTGGGCCTGGCTGCAGCGCATCTGACACCGGGAGCACGCGCATGAGCACGACGCCGGAACCGTGGAAGAAGACCGCCTGCATTCTCTGCGCAGTGAACTGCGGCCTGGAGGTACAGACCGAAGGCCGGCGCATCGTGAAGATCCGCGGCGACGACGCCCATCCCGCGTCGCAGGGCTATGTCTGCGAGAAGTCGCAGCGCATGGACTACTACCAGAACGGCGCCGATCGCCTCGATTCACCGATGCGCCGCCGCGCCGACGGCAGCTACGAGGCGATCGACTGGGATACCGCGGTGCGCGAGATCGCGCAGAAGTTCAAGGCGATCAAGGCGCAGCATGGCGGCGAGAGCATCCTGTACTACGGCGGCGGCGGCCAGGGCAATCACCTGGGCGGCGCCTACGCCGACAGCTTTCTCAAGGCGATCGGCAACCAGTACCGCTCCAACGCGCTGGCGCAGGAGAAGACCGGCGAATTCTGGGTGCAGGGAAAGATGCTCGGCACCGGCGTGCATGGCGACTACGAGCACTGCGAGGTCGCGGTCTTCATCGGCAAGAATCCCTGGCAGTCGCATGGCTTCGCCCGCGCCCGCGTTCTGCTGCGCGAGATCGAGAAGGACCCCCAGCGCACGCTGATCGTGATCGACCCGCGCCGCAGCGAGACCGCGGAGATGGCCGACCATCATCTCGCCATCCGCCCCGGCACCGACGCCTGGTGCCTCGCCGCCCTGGCCGGCATCCTGGTGCAGGAGGACCTGGTCGCGCATGCCTGGCTGGAGCAGCACGGCAGCGGCTACGCCGAGATCGTACCGGCGCTCAAGGCGATCCCGGTTGCCGGGTTCGCCGGCATCTGCGGTGTCGACGAAGCGCTGCTGCGCCAGGTCGCGCGGCGCATCGCCAGCGCCAAGAGTGTCTCGGTCTACGAGGACCTGGGCATGCAGATGAGCCTGCATTCCACGCTCGGCAGCTACCTGCAGCGCCTGCTGTGGCTGCTCACCGGCCACTACGGCCGTCCGGGCACCAGCAATGCCATCGTGCCGCTGCTGTCGCTGTCCAAGGCCAGTAAGGGCGAGACCGGTGTCAGCGCCAAGCCCGTGAAGCGCGTCGAGAAGCGCAGCCCGGTGGCCAACGCCAAGATCATCATCGGCCTGATCCCCTGCAACGTCATCCCCGAGGAAATCCTCACCGATCACCCCAAGCGCTACCGCGCGATGCTGGTCCACAGCGGCAACCCGGTGCACTCGCTGGCCGACAGCCAGCGCATGCGCCAGGCGATGCGCGCGCTGGAACTGAGCGTGGTGGTCGACGTGGCGATGACCGAAACCGCGCGCGAGGCCGACTACGTGCTGCCGGCCAGCAGCCAGTTCGAGAAGGCCGAGGCCACCTTCTTCAACCTGGAGTTCCCGCGCAACGTCTTCCACCTGCGCCAGCCGCTGTTCGAGCCCCTGCCGGGCACGCTGCCGGAGGCGGAAATCTACGCGCGTCTGGTCGAGGCCCTGGGTGAATTGTCCGAGCGCGACTATGCGCCGCTGAAGCGCGCGCTGCGGCTGGGCCGCACCGCCTTCGCCCTGGCCTTCTTCGCCCAGGTCGCGCGCAAGCCCAAGACCATGAAGTACGCGCCGCTGATCCTCTACCGCACGCTGGGCCCGAGCCTGCCCCAGGGCATGGACTCCGCCGCAGCGCTGTGGGGCGTGGCGCAGCTCTACGTGCAGGGCAACCGCAAGGCCGCCGCGCGCGCCGGCTTCGGCGGCCTGCCGCCCTTCGCCGGCGAGAAACTGTTCCGTGCGATCCTCGGCGGCGCCTCCGGCGTGGTCTACGCCGACAGCGAGCATGCCGACAGCTGGCGCGCGGTCAGCCACCCGGATCACCGCATCAACCTGCACATTCCCGAGATGCTGGCGGAGCTGGAGAAGCTCGCGCAGCAGCCGCTGGCGCAGGACCGCGACTATCCCTATGTGCTGTCGGCCGGCGAACGCCGCAGCGACACCAGCAATACGGCCGTACGCAGCAGCGCCTGGCACCGCCGCGGGCGCTACGGCACGCTGCGCATCAGCCCGCAGGATGCCGCGGCGCTGGGCTGCGCCGACGGCGAGGTCCTGCGCCTCAGCACGCGCCGCGCCAGCGTCGAGGTGGCCGCCGAAATCACGCCGATGATGCAGCCTGGGCATATCTCCCTGCCCAACGGCCAGGGCCTGGACTACCGGGGCGCCGACGGCCAGGTGACGCGCAAGGGCATCGCGCCCAATGAACTGACCGACGGCAGCCAGCGCGACTTTCTCGCCGGCACGCCCTGGCACAAGCACGTGCCCGCAAGACTGGAACGCATTCCCACGGAGGTCGCTGCATGAGCACGAATCCTGACAACCGCGTCGCCCTGGTGATCGGTGCCGGCGACGGCAACGGCGCCGCCATCGCCCGGCGCTTCGCACGCGAGGGCTACATCGCCTGCGTGGTACGCCGCACCGCCGACAAGCTGCAGCCGCTGGTGGCGCAGATCGTCGCCGGCGGCGGACGCGCGCATGCCTTCGGCACTGACGCGCGCAAGGAAGAGGACGTGACGGCGCTGTTCGAGCAGATCGAACGCGACATCGGGCCGGTGGAGGTGCTGGTGTTCAACGTCGGCGCCAACGTGCCCTCGTCGATCCTCGACGAGACCGCGCGCAAGTATTTCAAGATCTGGGAGATGGCCTGCCTCGCCGGCTTCCTCAGCGGACGCGAGGCCGCGAAGCGCATGGTCGCCCGCGGCCGCGGCACGATCCTGTTCACCGGCGCCACCGCCAGCACGCGCGGTGCCGCCGGCTTCGCCGCCTTCGCCGGCGCCAAGCACGCGCTGCGCGCGCTGGCGCAGAGCATGGCGCGCGAGCTGGGCCCCAGGGGCGTGCACGTCGGCCACATCGTGATCGACGGCATGGTCGACACCGACTTCATCCGCGACAACTTCCCCAAGGTCTATGCCGAACGCATGCCGAAGGAAGGCATCCTCAAGCCCGAGCACATCGCCGAGAGCTACTGGCAGCTGCACACGCAGCCGCGCGACGCCTGGACCTTCGAACTCGATCTGCGCCCCTACATGGAAACCTGGTGATGAAATCCGTCGACTTCTACTACGACTTCGGCAGCCCCACGGCCTACCTGGCCTGGACGCAGCTGGCACGCATCTGCGCGGACAAGAACGCGCAGCTGGTCTACAAGCCCTTCCTGCTGGGCGCGGTGTTCAAGGCCACTGGAAACCAGTCGCCAGTCATGATCCCGGCCAAGGCCAAGTTCATGTTCGCCGACCTCAAGCGCTGGGCGCAGCACTGGAACGTGCCGCTGACGCTGAACCCGCACTTCCCCTTCAATACCCTGGACTTCATGCGCGCCGCCGCCGGCGTGCAGTTGCACATGCCCGAGCGCTTCGAGGAATTCAACCGCGCGATCTACGAGGGGATGTGGGTACAGGCCAAGGACTTCAGCAAGCCGGCCGTGGTCGCCGAGGCCCTGGCCGCCGTCGGCTTCGATCCCGCAGCAGTGCTGGCACTGGCCGCCGACGATGCGGCCAAGGCGGCCCTGCGCGCCAACACCGACGAGGCCCTGGCGCGCGGCGCCTTCGGTGCGCCGACCTTCGTCGTCGACGGAGAACTTTACTGGGGGCAGGATCGGTTGTTCATGGTGGAAGCGGCGCTGGCGGCTTAGCGAGACCGCCACCGCCATGGATGGCGGCGCCGCGTTCTCCCTCTCCCGCCGGCGGGAGAGGGTTGGGGTGAGGGTGGAGCCCTCAATCGGAGGCGATGTGCGTAACCGCCGCTGCACCACCCTCACCCTCGATCCCTCTCCCGCCAGCGGGAGAGGGAAGAAAAGCCTTGACGCCATCCATGGCGAAACCTCACTTCCTGATTGGCCCCCTGGGCGGCCATCCATGGCCGCCC includes these proteins:
- a CDS encoding SDR family oxidoreductase; this encodes MAARPCAVIFGAGDSGSAAAAIAARLADEGLPLHLAGTHAAGLKAAATALRPSGQAVTIATLDPADATQVASLFQRIADAGQQPSLVVHAPGAQSTGTPALQTSLAEAEALWRRICYAGALIGQAAMPRLLEAGQGTLLLLAPAASGAAVAAASAGLRALSQSMAREFGPQGLHVAQLMLAEGVQPEAVAETCWWLHRQHRTTWTQELDLLP
- a CDS encoding 2-hydroxychromene-2-carboxylate isomerase, which translates into the protein MKSVDFYYDFGSPTAYLAWTQLARICADKNAQLVYKPFLLGAVFKATGNQSPVMIPAKAKFMFADLKRWAQHWNVPLTLNPHFPFNTLDFMRAAAGVQLHMPERFEEFNRAIYEGMWVQAKDFSKPAVVAEALAAVGFDPAAVLALAADDAAKAALRANTDEALARGAFGAPTFVVDGELYWGQDRLFMVEAALAA
- a CDS encoding SDR family oxidoreductase encodes the protein MSTNPDNRVALVIGAGDGNGAAIARRFAREGYIACVVRRTADKLQPLVAQIVAGGGRAHAFGTDARKEEDVTALFEQIERDIGPVEVLVFNVGANVPSSILDETARKYFKIWEMACLAGFLSGREAAKRMVARGRGTILFTGATASTRGAAGFAAFAGAKHALRALAQSMARELGPRGVHVGHIVIDGMVDTDFIRDNFPKVYAERMPKEGILKPEHIAESYWQLHTQPRDAWTFELDLRPYMETW
- a CDS encoding molybdopterin oxidoreductase family protein, which codes for MSTTPEPWKKTACILCAVNCGLEVQTEGRRIVKIRGDDAHPASQGYVCEKSQRMDYYQNGADRLDSPMRRRADGSYEAIDWDTAVREIAQKFKAIKAQHGGESILYYGGGGQGNHLGGAYADSFLKAIGNQYRSNALAQEKTGEFWVQGKMLGTGVHGDYEHCEVAVFIGKNPWQSHGFARARVLLREIEKDPQRTLIVIDPRRSETAEMADHHLAIRPGTDAWCLAALAGILVQEDLVAHAWLEQHGSGYAEIVPALKAIPVAGFAGICGVDEALLRQVARRIASAKSVSVYEDLGMQMSLHSTLGSYLQRLLWLLTGHYGRPGTSNAIVPLLSLSKASKGETGVSAKPVKRVEKRSPVANAKIIIGLIPCNVIPEEILTDHPKRYRAMLVHSGNPVHSLADSQRMRQAMRALELSVVVDVAMTETAREADYVLPASSQFEKAEATFFNLEFPRNVFHLRQPLFEPLPGTLPEAEIYARLVEALGELSERDYAPLKRALRLGRTAFALAFFAQVARKPKTMKYAPLILYRTLGPSLPQGMDSAAALWGVAQLYVQGNRKAAARAGFGGLPPFAGEKLFRAILGGASGVVYADSEHADSWRAVSHPDHRINLHIPEMLAELEKLAQQPLAQDRDYPYVLSAGERRSDTSNTAVRSSAWHRRGRYGTLRISPQDAAALGCADGEVLRLSTRRASVEVAAEITPMMQPGHISLPNGQGLDYRGADGQVTRKGIAPNELTDGSQRDFLAGTPWHKHVPARLERIPTEVAA
- a CDS encoding glutathione S-transferase family protein, which gives rise to MNTIVLHQWEISPFCRKVARSLDHKGLDYEVVNYNGLKAMFAARLSPVGKLPVIDIDGQRVQDSTRIARYLDQHFPEPPLYPADPQQRAQAELWEDYADELLYWYEVYLRVNDPDALDQAVSLSMVGRPAVERLPVKLSLRTMLRISLAGQGLGRMKREDVQAEFLRQLDRIETLLPLDGWLVGDSKTIADIAVGSQLLEVVRTSPLRSEIERRPRLWAWLQRI
- a CDS encoding SDR family NAD(P)-dependent oxidoreductase, whose protein sequence is MTSPGPASGNPPARHALVVGVGGRIGIGAAVARRFAAEGLHVHMAGRTQAKLDEVVADIRAAGGRASAIVNRLGGEEEIAALFAALPAEGALEAVVHNAAFKNVPRRFLTTPPQFIEDNWRISGIAGLLVGQAALRRMQPQGRGTLIVTGATASLRGRPAFAAFASAKAALRSWTLALAHEAEPLGLHVAHAVIDGVVAGDRVKETGFGLGKLWIFSKGENGALLPDQIAENYWQLHRQPRGAWTRELDLRPYKEKF